The segment CATCATTATTATTAATTTATCTTTCAGACTTCCAATCAAAATATTTAAATTAGTTTTATACTCATGCTTTAGATTTTTCCCTTTATTTTTTTCTTTAATAATTTTATCACTTTCTTGTCTAGCTAATTCAATCATATTTGATAAGTAAATAGATGCATAGAAATCTTGTTCTATTGCTTTTTTTGTTCTTCCCGTAAAGTTTTCAATCTCTAATCTATTTTTTAACTCATCATACTTTACTTCAACACACCATCTCTTAAAATATAATTCTTTTAAATCCTCAAGTGTATATTTTTTATCAAGTAAACTTGTTATTAAGACTTCTTCAATACCAGATGAAAGCAAAAACCTTACAACTCTTACAGTTAGTACTTCTTTACCATTTTTTATATTGATAATTTGATCTGGTTGTTTTGCATTTTTTATATCTTTTGAAAAATTAACTTTTGCCCTCATAAGAAATTCAACATTATTTTCTTTCAAGAATGAAAAAAACTTTGTTCCTGGATAACCTCTGTCAAAAAGAATTAATTCTGATTCTGTTCTATTTTTAAGCATCTTCAATATTAACTCTTTTGCCATATTTCTTTCTGATGCTTTATATATGTCTATTTTACTTTCAATAACTATTTTATTTAATACATCTAATATACAAGAAACTCTTGCTCTTGCAACTTTATTTTTCTGATTTTCTATATAACCAAATTCTTTTCTTAATAATTTAGTATCTGGCAGTTGTATTACACTTCCATCAATTGCACTTAATCTGTATCCATTCCATAATTTATATTCAAATTCATCCTTATATACAAGTTCATTTATCTTATCATTCAACTGAATAAATGCTTTTGCTTCAATATTTTGTCTAGCTTTTGAGTAAGCTTGCTTTGTACTAGGATTATCTTTATTTAAAATCGTTTCAAAGTAATTATTTAGCTCTACTTGTAGAGATTTATTA is part of the Clostridium botulinum genome and harbors:
- a CDS encoding IS4 family transposase, with protein sequence MKTKSRFNKGIIVSNTLIGDYSFKCTNRTKEIHFTGERKMGFKETIMFMINMVNKSLQVELNNYFETILNKDNPSTKQAYSKARQNIEAKAFIQLNDKINELVYKDEFEYKLWNGYRLSAIDGSVIQLPDTKLLRKEFGYIENQKNKVARARVSCILDVLNKIVIESKIDIYKASERNMAKELILKMLKNRTESELILFDRGYPGTKFFSFLKENNVEFLMRAKVNFSKDIKNAKQPDQIINIKNGKEVLTVRVVRFLLSSGIEEVLITSLLDKKYTLEDLKELYFKRWCVEVKYDELKNRLEIENFTGRTKKAIEQDFYASIYLSNMIELARQESDKIIKEKNKGKNLKHEYKTNLNILIGSLKDKLIIMMLEKDRGKRTKMFKNIMKQASQNTIPIRLGRQYPRKDSVSRCKYKANCKRSL